A segment of the Parcubacteria group bacterium genome:
AGAAACCGGAGCATTAGCTTATGCGGAAAGTTTGGCGTATAATTGCGTGAAGGAAGGAAAGAAAAAACTGGATAAAATGAATATAAAAAAAGAAGCTAAAGATTTTTTACTGGGGATGTCGGATTATATGATTAATAGAGAGGCTTAGATATTTTAAATTTTTTGTGATACAATATTGTTATAAATTTTTTTTGAAATTAATTAACGGGGCAACTTGTTAACGAGTTTTTATTTAGCTCTTTAATCCGTTAATTTTGCATTATGTCCGAAAGAAATATTCCAAATCATGTGGCGATAATACCCGACGGAAACAGGAGGTGGGCTAAAAAAAGGGGAATGGATTCCTGGATTGGCCATGAGTATGGAGCCAAAAACACAGAGCTATTGATCAGAAAAGCTTTTAATATGGGAGTGAAATATATTTCTTTTTGGGGTTCTTCACTCGAAAATTTGAAGAAGCGCCCTTTTCAAGAAAAAAAGGCGCTGCTTGGAATTTATGAAAAATATTTCAGCAGTCTTATTGATAGTGAAGAAATACATAACAATAAAATCAGAATCAATTTTGTCGGAAAATGGGAGGAACAATTTCCCGGAAAATTAAAAGATATCATTCACAAATGCATCCAGAAAACGAAAGATTATAAGAATAATTTTTTGAATTTTTTTCTGGCTTATAATGGCGATGATGAAATGATTGAAGCGGTAAAAAATATTGTAAAAAAATATAAGCCGGGGCAGGAAGTAACAAGCGATTTGATAAAGGAAAATTTAATGACTCGCGATATCCCTCCAGTTGATTTTTTAGTAAGGACGGGAGGAGAACCTCACCTCAGCGCCGGTTTTATGATGTGGGACATTGCTAATTCGCAGATGTATTTTTCCGAGATACTCTATCCGGATTTCAAAGAAGAAGAATTTGAGAAAGCAATCGGAGAATTTGAAAAAAGGGAAAGAAGATTGGGAAAATAATTAATGAATCTAAAACATATGATATTGGAATTTAACGATAAAAATTTCCAGCAAGAAGTAATCAAAAGCGATAAGCCGGTGCTAGTCGACTTTTGGGCGACTTGGTGCGGTCCGTGCCAAATGATAGGTTCAACAATTGAAGAATTATCCAAAGAAATGGAAGGAAAAGCAAAAGTGGGAAAAATTGAAGTAGACGCAAATCCTGAAACGGCCGGCAAATACGAAATAATGTCAATTCCTTCGCTCAAGATTTTTAAAGGAGGAAAAATTGTTAAAGAATTTACCGGATTGCAAAATAAGGAGGTATTAAAGAAAGAATTGGAAGGGCTTGTTTAACATTTGGATTTATAAAATATGCTTTCGATTGCTATAAACAATTATCGCAACCCGGAACTTTTGAAGCTCTGCATCGATTCAATAAGAAAAAACGTATTAAATGTTGAATATGAATTGATTGTTGCCGACTCAGAAACCCAGGAAGAAACTGAAATGATGATGAGGGAGGAATATCCGGATGTGAAATTTTTCCCTTTCAAGAAAAATGTTGGATTCCAATCGATGTTGAAAAAAGGGCTGGAAGAAAGCAAGGGCGATGCCATTCTTCTTCTCAACGGAGATATTATTGTTTCCCCCGGATCTGTGGAGAAATTGCTTGCATACATTAAAGAAAATCCGGAGGTGGGAATGGTTGGGCCGAAGCTTTTGAATTTCAATGGAACGCTGCAATATTCCTGCTTTCATTATTATAAGCCGCTTACGATTGTATATCGGAGAATATCATTTTTGCAGAAATTAGGTTTTGTGAAAAAACATCTGGATTGGTTCTCAATGAAAGATTATGATCACTTGAGTCCGAAAGAAGTGGATTGGCTGATGGGATCGGTGATGTTGGTTTCAAAATCTGCAGCACAAAAGGTTGGAATGATGGATCCCAAGTTTTCTATGTATATGGAAGATGTCGATTGGTGCCGGAGATTTTGGGAAAATGGCTGCAAGGTTGTCTATTATCCTTTATCAGTAATGAATCATTATCATGGAAAAGGAAGCGACAAAGGAGGGTTTTTCTACTCCATATTTTTTAATAAACTTACTTGGACTCACATTTTTAGCGCTATTAAATATTTTTTGAAGTATTGGGGAAAACCGGTACCGAAACATGAATAATAAGTTATGGAAAATGATTTGGAAAAAAATATCAATATAGAAAAGAAAAATAGGAAATTAATGAACCGTTTTTTAGTTATCGGTTTTATTGTTCTATTTTCTTTGGCCGGTTTTTGGTTTGGGCTTCAAAAGGGAAAAAATGAAAGCTTAAGCACTCAGAATGCGAGCATGCCGCTTGAAAGTGCTGTTATTATAAACAAGGAAGGAAAGATAGATAGCTTGGATTTTTCTCTTTTTTGGAAAACCTGGGATATCCTGAAGGAAAAATATGTTAATTCGTCCAAACTTGATGCCCAAAAATTATTCTACGGGGCAATAAAAGGAATGCTGGCAGCTACCGGAGATCCGTATACAAATTTTTTCGATCCGGAAGAAAACAAGAAATTTAATGAAGATATTACGGGAAGCTTTGAGGGAATTGGTGCGGAGATTGGAATGAAAGGCGGGGTTCTTACTATAATTGCTCCTCTCGAAGGGACTCCGGCTGAAAAATCGGGTCTTCGGGCAGGAGATAAAATAATCAAAATTGGCGATAAAAATACTTCAGATATGACTATCGATGGAGCAGTCGATTTGCTTCATGGAAAAAAGGGCACTGAAGTTAAGATGACAATTTTTAGAGAAGGGGAACAGGATACGCGCGAAATTTCGATAACGAGGGATGTTATAAACGTGAAGAGTGTTAAATTTGAAGAAAAAGAAGGAAACATCGCATACGTTAAAATTTCCCGTTTTGGCGAAACTACTTTCAGGGAATTTGGAGCCGCATTAAAACAAATCAAAGCCAATAATGCTAAAGGAATTATAATTGATCTCAGAAATGATCCGGGAGGATATTTGGAAACTGCGGTTGAAATCGGAAGCAAAATGCTGCCCAAAGGCGATATTGTCGTTATGGAAGAAGATAAAGACGGCCAGCGAAATAAGTTGCTGGCTAAAGGAGGGGACGAATTTAGCGGAATAAAAACAGTCGTGCTCATTAATGAAGGAAGCGCCAGCGCATCGGAAATTTTGGCGGGAGCGCTTCGGGAAAATAGGGACAATGTAACTTTGGTAGGAAAGAAATCTTTTGGAAAAGGATCGGTTCAGGAATTAATTAATCTATCGCAGGGAACTTCGATGAAAGTTACTGTGGCTCATTGGCTAACGCCAAAAGGGAACCAGATAAATGAAAAAGGAATCGAGCCGGATGTGAAAGTCGATCTTACAACCGATGATTATGACAACAACAAAGATCCGCAACTGGACAAAGCTTTGGAAATCGTGAAAGAGTAAAATTTCAAAAGAGCTCCGCAAGGAGTTTTTTTGTTTGCAAAAAAGGGGAAAGAGGATAGAATAGAAATAGAAAAGATGAGAAAGTATTGACTAGAAATATTATAGTGGTATAATATCACTGTAAGCGTTAAAATAGAAAAAATGAAAAAGAAGAATGAGAGACAATTAAATAGAGGTGAAGTTATTATTTATCAGCCAAAAAGCGGGGATATTGAGCTTGAAGTAAAATTAAAAGATGAGAATATTTGGCTGACACAAAAACAGATTGCAGAGTTATTTGGTGTTAATATTCCTGCCATATCAAAGCATGTGAATAATATAGATAGAGAAGGAGAGTTGACCAAAAAGTCAACTGTTTCCATTTTGGAAACAGTTCAAAGAGAGGGCAGTCGCCATATTAAAAGAAAATTAGAGCTGTTTAATCTTGATATGATTATCGCTGTTGGTTATCGAATTAATTCCAGGCGAGCTACTCAATTTCGCATTTGGGCGACAAAAATATTGAAAAAATATCTTCTGGAGGGTTACGCGGTAAATGAAAAGCGGCTTTTAAAAGCGAAAAACAAATTTTTTGAGCTTCAGCAAACAATTAATTTTCTAAAGAAAAAATCAGAAGCCAAACTTCTTCGCGGACAAGAGAAAGAAATTCTGAATCTCTTGGCTGATTATTCCAAAACGCTCACGATTCTTGAACAATACGACAAGAGCAAGCTGAAAAAAATTGGAGGAGGAAAAACCACTTTCAAGCTTACTTACGAAAAATGCCGGGATATTATTGCTGAAATCAAAAGGGAACTCATTACCAAAAAAGAAGCCGGGGATATTTTTGGTTTTGAAAGAGGTAAATCTTTAGACGCGATTATTGGAAATTTGTATCAGACATTTGGAGGCAAAGAACTTTACAGAGACCTGGAATCGAAAGCTTCGCATCTTCTCTATTTGATAATTAAAGACCATCCGTTTTCTGATGGCAACAAGCGCATCGGTTCATTTTTATTCGTGCATTTCCTGGATAAAAACAATTATCTCTATCGAAATAGCGGAGAAAGAAAAATCAATGACAACACTTTAGCGGCGCTGGCGCTTCTTGTTGCCGAAAGCAATCCCAAAGAAAAAAAACAAATGGTCGCGCTGATTACACAGTTGCTGAGGTAATTTTTTTCAGGCGACGATGGCACAATCGAGTTGCTGGTGGTTTTGGAAAAAATAAATTAATAAATTATTAAGTATCTAAAAAATGAAAACTATTGAAGATTCAATTTTTAAAAATGAGCAGGTTATTTTTCCCGATTTAGAAAAGCGGTTTAGAGAAGCGCAAGAAGATCTTGCGGAATACAGGATCGATATTGAGCGATTTCGAAAATTGTATGGGGATGAAGCAGTTGATCGGGACATGTCTACCGTAAATCATATAAAGGAGAAGTTTTTAAAAACGAGGACGCCTGAAGATGTTGAAGCAAAAAAACTGGCAATCATATTCGAATCAGTTTTTAACAAGCATGCAGAACTCAGCAATTGGCTGGGAGAAAATGCGGCTCTAATCCCTACTAGCGAATACGATGATATTATAAACGGAGTAGACGCAATTGCCGAATTTTCTGAAGAAGAAAAAAATCCTCATCATTTAGGATTGGGAGTTGATATTACTTATAGCGTTCATTTGAAGAAAAAATTTCAGAAGATTAAGGAAAAAATTAATAGCGGAAAGCTTTCAGAGATAAAATATTTTCAATCCAGCAATATGGATTTTACCGGACAATTATCTCAGATTCCGGGGGTAGTAATTTCAGCTAGTCGGGAAACGGTTAAGGAGTTGGTTGAATTTATGGAAGGCAAGAAGAATAAAGAATTAGGAGAACATTTTATCCAATTTCAGGTACTC
Coding sequences within it:
- the uppS gene encoding polyprenyl diphosphate synthase; the protein is MSERNIPNHVAIIPDGNRRWAKKRGMDSWIGHEYGAKNTELLIRKAFNMGVKYISFWGSSLENLKKRPFQEKKALLGIYEKYFSSLIDSEEIHNNKIRINFVGKWEEQFPGKLKDIIHKCIQKTKDYKNNFLNFFLAYNGDDEMIEAVKNIVKKYKPGQEVTSDLIKENLMTRDIPPVDFLVRTGGEPHLSAGFMMWDIANSQMYFSEILYPDFKEEEFEKAIGEFEKRERRLGK
- the trxA gene encoding thioredoxin — translated: MNLKHMILEFNDKNFQQEVIKSDKPVLVDFWATWCGPCQMIGSTIEELSKEMEGKAKVGKIEVDANPETAGKYEIMSIPSLKIFKGGKIVKEFTGLQNKEVLKKELEGLV
- a CDS encoding glycosyltransferase family 2 protein, encoding MLSIAINNYRNPELLKLCIDSIRKNVLNVEYELIVADSETQEETEMMMREEYPDVKFFPFKKNVGFQSMLKKGLEESKGDAILLLNGDIIVSPGSVEKLLAYIKENPEVGMVGPKLLNFNGTLQYSCFHYYKPLTIVYRRISFLQKLGFVKKHLDWFSMKDYDHLSPKEVDWLMGSVMLVSKSAAQKVGMMDPKFSMYMEDVDWCRRFWENGCKVVYYPLSVMNHYHGKGSDKGGFFYSIFFNKLTWTHIFSAIKYFLKYWGKPVPKHE
- a CDS encoding S41 family peptidase; this translates as MENDLEKNINIEKKNRKLMNRFLVIGFIVLFSLAGFWFGLQKGKNESLSTQNASMPLESAVIINKEGKIDSLDFSLFWKTWDILKEKYVNSSKLDAQKLFYGAIKGMLAATGDPYTNFFDPEENKKFNEDITGSFEGIGAEIGMKGGVLTIIAPLEGTPAEKSGLRAGDKIIKIGDKNTSDMTIDGAVDLLHGKKGTEVKMTIFREGEQDTREISITRDVINVKSVKFEEKEGNIAYVKISRFGETTFREFGAALKQIKANNAKGIIIDLRNDPGGYLETAVEIGSKMLPKGDIVVMEEDKDGQRNKLLAKGGDEFSGIKTVVLINEGSASASEILAGALRENRDNVTLVGKKSFGKGSVQELINLSQGTSMKVTVAHWLTPKGNQINEKGIEPDVKVDLTTDDYDNNKDPQLDKALEIVKE
- a CDS encoding virulence protein RhuM/Fic/DOC family protein codes for the protein MKKKNERQLNRGEVIIYQPKSGDIELEVKLKDENIWLTQKQIAELFGVNIPAISKHVNNIDREGELTKKSTVSILETVQREGSRHIKRKLELFNLDMIIAVGYRINSRRATQFRIWATKILKKYLLEGYAVNEKRLLKAKNKFFELQQTINFLKKKSEAKLLRGQEKEILNLLADYSKTLTILEQYDKSKLKKIGGGKTTFKLTYEKCRDIIAEIKRELITKKEAGDIFGFERGKSLDAIIGNLYQTFGGKELYRDLESKASHLLYLIIKDHPFSDGNKRIGSFLFVHFLDKNNYLYRNSGERKINDNTLAALALLVAESNPKEKKQMVALITQLLR